Part of the Macrobrachium nipponense isolate FS-2020 chromosome 19, ASM1510439v2, whole genome shotgun sequence genome, AAGTACATGAGCCCTCTGTGTTTACATTTTCCTAACGTTTTCAGCAAAAGCTCAACTGCTCTGTAACCACTCATTAGTCCGTGAGAACTACGTAAACACTTCTCAAGCTTTAAGTTTACTGAGCGTTTTCCTTTAAGATCTTTCCCCGTTCTACAGCTTCTAAATACAGCTGGTTGCTTTCCTCCCAGGGGCGAGGACCTCTTTTGTTTTCCCAGTTTGTGGTGTCAATCTAATGGAAAAAACATTGCATTAACAGAGGTGACAAAATACAATTCCTATCATGTGATAAAATCAAGAGAATATTATTCACAATCTGTACTATAGTGTATTTATACAAAACCAAACTTATAAGAATGTTTGGTTCACATTCGAAATACTACTGCCACACAACCATATCACTGTATTAGAAGCAAAAGAATATTTGTAATCCTTAAATTAACATACGTACAGCTAAACTTACATATTACTTAATATTTCAAATGCTATCACAAAATAAGTGCGGTCAATGTAATGAATTTAATGCAATACGTACTACGTATTTATGTAATATACAGTCTATCAAACAGTACGACATGAGATGATAACAAGATCAGTAGTACCAGACTTTGAAACTTGAAAACCACCAACTGGAGAACAAATATTTAAGAAATCTACATACAGTTTTGGAGCATCCAGTTCCACTTGGGTTTCAGTGCCTCCACACTGAATCAGATATACATGATGCTTTGAACTGCAGGTGGATTTCTTAAATATATCATCTAATTTGTGGATTTCCAACTCATGAGATGGTCAGGATTATATTACGCTGTTAGGTCTGGGATTTTCAATGAGATGTAAAATTAGATCATATACTTGTGGAAGGACAGGCTGAAATTTTCTAATACCAGGGAACAAATTTGTCTGCAAAGCCAGTCTTGTGTAATCATGAAAATGGCTGAGGGGTGCACAGCATTAAGACACCTGGTGAATAAAAGTGCTGTATCCCATAAACATAGTAAATATTCATATGCTGTTATTTCCATTAtaattcagatgaaccctattcatctggaacaagtgcacaggggccattgacttgaacaATTCAgggttccaaagaatatggtgttcactagaaagaagtaacagagggtaatgggaaacacagaaagaagagatcaaatgaataatatactatctaattattattattatatagtattattcagaagataaaactaTTCATATGAAAAAGCCCACAGCTGccaattacagtagtacctcgagatacgaaaggctcaacttacgaaaaatccaagttacgaaagccaatatgaaaaattttactgctctacatacgaaaagttttcaagatacgaaaggttgttgctgtaaagtcccgagattcgcccggaccaccgagaacaattttaaaactcccgcgccgccaactgagtaaactcgccaccatcatcccgctctcccattggttcctgatgctagtcaccccataaggtcctgctctcctattggtcagcatctaccccttgtgctttaagtattctattggtaaaaggttgctgtaaattgaaaaagttagtattcatgcaataaatttaataaaaaaaaaacattaggtaaagatagaataaagaatagagatgaatggttattatactgtttggtagtttcagtagttgaagagagataatgaaaatttatggcttactgtgtaaaagtgattgcttggcgatcgttcgatactcgtaagtgctggatgtaaacagacgtttggaagctttttttgtttgtttattatagttaatggttacttaataattatttgaaatgagtacatgcaatacatttaataaaaaaattatgaattagatatcataaaatataaaataaatcagactgccaacaaatactacatattttttagaattcttcttctgttttattattacgttacgtatacatatgtttcattatagctgtcagtaacttggtatctccgttaggtaaagatagaataaagaatagaaatgaatggttattatactgtttggtggtttcattagttgaagagagatactaatgacaatttatggcttactgtgtgctaggaaaaatgattgcttggcgctcgttcgatactcgtaagacgggtaagagctgattgtaaacaatcgattggaaggtttgttttttgtttgtttgtgtattatagttaatgattaattaataattatttgaaatgagtacatactgattatttatacattttattggcatattctaagcttttagctcttaggtttagatgtcagaatcatagactaggctacagtagcaaccgctaacataggctaggcttattgctaagggacatatgctgaAGTCCTAataatatgcagtaaaaatggggtttaacattacatgcagttgaatattactcaagtatgtacagtattttgcctttttggagtcatatttcttccgtcgtaaccctagaacatgtgttttaggcctggaaatataatttactgggatgtttttggagggcttggaacggattagccattttacatgtaaaatgtgttccaagatatgaaaaactcttgatacgaaggccgtctcggaacggattaatttcgtatctcgaggtaccactgtacttggaatgcaagcttccaaagtatatggtgttcatctgaaagaagaAATAGGTCATAGGcagtacaaaaagaagagatcagttagaaaagtaaacattacttAACATAGCAAACAACGTTTCCTGCTTACTGTACCTCACTAATATCACTATATATTGCTTCTAAGGTGACGCTGGTTGCATCTTTCATTTCAACCCCAAGCTTCTCTGCCTCCTCTTTTGTAATGTTCCTGCTATTACGAAAATCGTACCTGAAAAACACAGATGGGAGGAAATTACAATCCATAACTCAAGTTTTGCAAATACTATACCATGTGGACAGTTCCATAAATAATACTAGACATAAAACTATTTCTAATTTATGATTTAaagacaaaaaggcaaaagtgaaggcACGGTGGATGAGAGATTAATTTCGGGCAAAACTAGTGTCATGAAAGCAGTTAAGACATCAGGTTGAGTTTTGGGCAAAAGAACACCACTAAAGAATGGGAGCTGCTGGTATCAACTCCCAACATACAACTAACAAGTAGTTGAACATGGAAACAGAACTCCCAAAGCAGAGGAGGCTGAAGCTATGGCAGCACAACTCTTATCCCAGAATGTTTGTAAGTCCTACTACTGTGTAGAAAGGCATACcagtcttgggggggggggacatcaAAACTGTGACTAGGAGCATAGCACTGACCTCGGACATGTAAGAAACAGCAGATCATGGtcaagaatagaataaaatacacgcagtccccaggttatgacgagggttctgttcttgagacacgttgtaaccCAAAAATTTTCGTAAGcaggaacatcataaaaaatcctaagaaaaccttacttttaatgctttgggtgcattcaaaactatgtaaactgcattcttattgcatttttcatcaaaaaaaccttcaaatatttattttgcatttttggtgtcacatTTCATCtaccagatcagcgttgtaggcatcgtaaccctggaaataatttctgatgaatacaattgaaaagcgccttaaccttggaacgttgtaagccgaacccgtcgtaacctggggactgccttacAGAATTTTGGTCGAAGGCCAagaaaggccaagcgctaggagaggagacctatgaagtcattcggtgctgaaagggaaactggcaATAACAAGGTCTGaaagtttaacaggaggaaaaccgttGCAGTTGCTGCAGCATCCCTAAGGGATGAAAGGATGCTGCAAAagcccttaagtaatgcctacattttatcatgcgaggtgcactgatggcactatgggatttgaaattcaagccccCAAAGAAtgtgtgttcattaggaagaagaaggaggaggaggtaaagggaagtactacagaaaaaaaactcaaagatttaaaaaaagaaaatattaataaatagataaaaatgctttaaaaaaaaacatgaaacagtAAACTTAGCAATGCTTGTTAAACATGCAACAGTAAAATCAGCAATGCTTGTTCAAAAGAAAACTAAGAGTATATGATTAAGATCCATCAATCACTGTACTGCAACATTACTATAACAATGAGGATATGAATTATTGTAGAGATCTCATTATATACTGGAATTGccatatagaattcaggccaacggccaagcaccgtgaggtcattcagcggccaaagggaaatggacagtaaaaaagtctgaaaggtgtaacagaaggaaaaccttccAGTTGCACCGTGAAAAAATTGTTAGACAGGGCggaggaaagaaaatgaatggcggtacagaaaagggaatgaaagaggctgcagctaggggttgTAGGGATACATACTGAAAAAACCTTCAGTAATGATGCCTACAGGACCTCATTTTGTAAAGGTATACTTGGAGACAACCTTTTCTTCAATAGTCTTTTGGGCATACAGTTTTGCAGGGTGTctgtatcattatttttattcagaagacaaaccttattcatatggaacaagcttacaggggccactgacttgaaacccaagcttccaaagaatattacggtgttaaTTTGAGAGAAATTACAGAAGTTAAtaggatatagagagagagcagatcatttatcagaaaatattaataaataaacatagaaaccgataaaaatgtacaaaaataattaaaagtacaAGAACTGTTTTAATGAAGGATCTCTGGATGTTCGGCTTCAACAGCTGACCTTGCAATGGATAATATTCACTTTCTTTCCAGGGATACTCTGATTTTTCTGCAGTTCTGAAGGGCCAAGATGTGGAAAAAGGCATATGGACATATCTAACTGTAAAGCAAAGCTTCCTTTCAATCCCAGTCTGATTGTTTACTCAAATATGTAGTAGGTGtgccttgctgtcgaacttctcagttccagaagtcctttattcctcacactgttaagtcattttttcttttctaatatctgATCTCCCATTTCCATATTTCCTATCACCTacatttacttctttcaaataaataccatattctttggatgcttatTCTGTAAGAttagtgttcatcttctgaataataataataatgataattctttcCAAATTACTTTTCATCTTGAAAGTGTTCTTGGGGATGATTTAATAACAAGCAAGAAATGTGCCTTATAACCACTGACAAACAATTACTACAtgttaaatacaaaacaaatcaTTGCTAGTATGTcaccaaaaattacaaatttttaactaatttgtatttttcataacttacaaacctgaggtcttaacattaggataaatactcagcaccagctggaaactggtaaagtttaaaataattgtgtaagcaagggactattggcatctgtgcttggtcacaagacatgtggagccacccacatacccctcattaactcatGACTCCgatagttattcttccaacccaggttagttgatagaggggtggttagaggtggacCTTTGTAtggtaagacctcaggtttgtaagttatgaaaaatacaaattagttaaaaatttgtcatttgttcatatacgaaaccttcggtcttaacattaggatagacttactcttggtgggaggtaagtactattaaccaactgggagtttgccacctttgattaGTTTTCTGAATACTAGaattctacgaaacaactgaccagtatttccgaatatgatattgtaatgatacaataaagtttgttcatacttacctgacagatatatatatagctgtattttccgaagtccgacagaaattaaaaaacttacgacacacgtagtgggagtcaggtggttagtacccattcccgccgctggaggcgggcggtatcaggaaccattcccattttctattcataattttatttccactgtctcctgaggggaggtgggtggtacttaaattat contains:
- the LOC135213371 gene encoding cytochrome c oxidase assembly protein COX16 homolog, mitochondrial-like; protein product: MAGGFLQRRSVRVGIPFLMLIVGGSFGLKEFTQLRYDFRNSRNITKEEAEKLGVEMKDATSVTLEAIYSDISEIDTTNWENKRGPRPWEESNQLYLEAVERGKILKENAQ